One Chondrinema litorale genomic window, GCTCCTAATTGTGGCAATTCGTATCGCTCTACTTTTCCTTTAATTTTAGCGCTAAACCATTGTTTTACGCTATCAGTGGTTACTTTTTCGGCGATTAAATTATAATTAGATTTATCATACACGATGAGCGAAATATTGCTAATGTTTCCCTTGTCGCCAGTGCGAGAATGTGCTATTTCCCAGAGTTTCATATTGCTTTATAAATGATGGTTGTTTGAACTTCTGATTTCTTTAAAAAAATGGATGCAACCGAAATCACCTCTTCGGTTTTCTGTGTAGCTCCACCACCTCCGGCAGGTCCGTTTGTGTATAAGGCTTCTACCTCTCTGCCAACTTGCTTAGCTGTTTCTAAAGACTCTGCTTTACCTGATACGCGTAACCTAATTTCATGAATTTCATTCACTTCGTAGTTTAATGGTGAGATAGAATTCAATCCGATAAAATCAATTCTTAAGTCTGAAAAGGTATATTTCTCCAATCTTTTTTGAATGATATCTCCTGCAAGTTTGGCTCTTTCCATACAGTTGGCTCCACCGTAACTAATCTCCCCAAGGCCAAAATATCCATTCTGATAACCTACACTTACTTTATAAGAATCGGTAGCTGTTTTGCCGCTTGCATGGCTGAATTTTACTTTATCTTTTTCCACCAAATCAAACTCAACTTTAGAAAAATCAGCGACACAATCTGGGGTTAAATAATTCGCCGGATCATGGATTTCGTAGAGTAATTGTTCTGTACAAGTTGCTGTGTTGATGACGCCACCAGTTCCATCTACTTTAGAAATATAACCTTCGCCTGTTTCATCAATTTCTACAAATGGAAAACCTACATCCCATAAATTTTCCACATTCTTCTTTCCTGGATCAGCAAAATAACCACCGCTTACCTGTGCAGCACATTCCAGTAAATGACCAATTAAAGTGCCTTTACCTAATTTATCAAAATCAGCTATATCCCAACAAAATTCGTAAATCATAGGAGCAAGGAACAAAGCAGGGTCAGCCACTCTGCCTGTTACGATTATATCGGCATCATTATTCAATGCTTCAACAATTCCACTTACACCCAAATAAGCATTCGCCGAAACAATGCTGTCTTCAATCGAGCTTAGCGGCTTACCAGTTTCTGGTATTTGATATTGCTTTTTATCATCTATCAATTCAAGTACATCATCGCCCAAAACCGCCGCTATTTTAATCCCTTTCAATTCTTGTTTTTCGGCCATTTCTGCAATTAAAAACATGGCTGCAATGGGGTTAGCAGCACCCATATTTGTAATTACTTTCACATTATGTTTATGAGCCAGTGGCAACACTTTTTCCATACGATATTCCAGCAAGTGGTTGTAACCCTTATCCGGATTGAGCCTTTTCTCTTTCTGTGCTAATGCAATGGTTCTTTCTGCCAAACATTCGAAACCTATGTAATCTAGCTTAGCATTTTCGATTAAAGTAAGCGCAGGTTCAAGTCTATCTCCTCCATATCCGGCACCACTGCCAATTCTAATTTTTTTCATATTTAAAATGTTATGGCTCCCACTGCTAGTGACACAATGAGAATGATAATAGTAATTAAAAATGCATAGGGTATAGTTTTTCGCTGATGTTCGCCTAAATCTACTCCCGATAAACCAGTGAGTAAAAATGTAGCACCTGTTAATGGACTTACAGGAAAGCCGGTTGTCATTTGCCCCATAATAGCAGCTCTGCCAACTTCTATGGTATCACCGCCAAAATGCGAAGCAGTAGTGGAAAGTAATGGTAATATTCCGAAATAAAAAGAATCTGGATCGAATAGTAAACTGGCTGGCATCGAAGCTACACCTGTAATTACAGCTAGGTGGTTGCCAATCCAATTAGGGATGTATTGAACCGCTGAACTAGCCATGGCATCAATCATTCCGGAGCCTTTTAAAATACCTGTAAAACAGCCGGCTGCAAACAAAATACTCGCCATGAGCATGGCTGCTTTGGCATGTGCATTTACTCGCTCTGTTTGTGTTTTAAGATTTGGATAATTGATACTAATAGCAATTACAAATGCCAGCATAAAGATGACATGAGGAGGAGCAAAACCTGATATCAAAGTACTTACTGCTAAGAGAATGAGAAGAATATTTACCCAAAACAACTTTGGCCTTTCTAATTCAGATGTGTCTGCTGCTTCGGTTTCTAGCTCAACTACCGGAAGTACTATGTTTTTTTCTTTCTTCCCCATTAGATAAGCCAAGATTAAAACCGCCAACAATCCGACCAATACTGGGATTAATAATGGGTTAAACAATTCGGTTACAGAAATTTCTAAAGCGGTTGCTGCTCTTATTGTGGGGCCTCCCCAAGGCAGAAT contains:
- a CDS encoding AtuA-related protein translates to MKLWEIAHSRTGDKGNISNISLIVYDKSNYNLIAEKVTTDSVKQWFSAKIKGKVERYELPQLGALNFVLFDALDGGVTNSTSLDKHGKSLSSFLLEMSI
- a CDS encoding acyclic terpene utilization AtuA family protein, coding for MKKIRIGSGAGYGGDRLEPALTLIENAKLDYIGFECLAERTIALAQKEKRLNPDKGYNHLLEYRMEKVLPLAHKHNVKVITNMGAANPIAAMFLIAEMAEKQELKGIKIAAVLGDDVLELIDDKKQYQIPETGKPLSSIEDSIVSANAYLGVSGIVEALNNDADIIVTGRVADPALFLAPMIYEFCWDIADFDKLGKGTLIGHLLECAAQVSGGYFADPGKKNVENLWDVGFPFVEIDETGEGYISKVDGTGGVINTATCTEQLLYEIHDPANYLTPDCVADFSKVEFDLVEKDKVKFSHASGKTATDSYKVSVGYQNGYFGLGEISYGGANCMERAKLAGDIIQKRLEKYTFSDLRIDFIGLNSISPLNYEVNEIHEIRLRVSGKAESLETAKQVGREVEALYTNGPAGGGGATQKTEEVISVASIFLKKSEVQTTIIYKAI
- a CDS encoding CitMHS family transporter, whose protein sequence is MNLAFLGVITIALLFFLVMTRKASPVVALILVPIGTSLLGGSGKEIIAFITDGIKSIAPTGVMFIFAILFFGILTDAGTFSPIINGLLKMTRKDPARVAVATALLAMIVHLDGSGAVTFWVTIPAFLPMYDALKMKRSTLACIVALSAGTMNILPWGGPTIRAATALEISVTELFNPLLIPVLVGLLAVLILAYLMGKKEKNIVLPVVELETEAADTSELERPKLFWVNILLILLAVSTLISGFAPPHVIFMLAFVIAISINYPNLKTQTERVNAHAKAAMLMASILFAAGCFTGILKGSGMIDAMASSAVQYIPNWIGNHLAVITGVASMPASLLFDPDSFYFGILPLLSTTASHFGGDTIEVGRAAIMGQMTTGFPVSPLTGATFLLTGLSGVDLGEHQRKTIPYAFLITIIILIVSLAVGAITF